From the Streptococcus sanguinis genome, the window CGAATCAAGTGCCCCTTGGTCTTCTCCAAACTATACCTAATCGCATCTCGTAGGCGGAAATGCTCAAAAAAGAGCTTGGGCAGGGCAAACATCAGGCGGACAGCTATCAAAAAAAGCAGAAAACCTAAAGCATAGATTGATAATTTCATCCATAAGGCCGTCTTGAGATAGGTCACGATAAATTCTGGAATCAGAATTTTATTCAAGTAGTAGATTTTGAGAATTTGCCGCAGAAAGGGAAAGATAAAACCCATATACAGTGCAATGAAGAGGACCTTGCTGGGTCGGGCGTAGCGAATCAGCGAGCCGCTGTCTTTGAAACTTTTCTTGATAAACTGAAAGGCGCTTCGTTCTTCCTCGTCCAGAAGATTGCGGAGCCCCATAAATATCAGTCCAATCTGAAAATAAGCGACAAAGAGATTGACCGCAAAAAGCGCTAGAAAGGCTAAGCCAACCCAGACATTTGAAGTCAGAACCTTCAGGGCATTTGTATAAGATAAGAAGAGGTAGCCTGTCTGCTTGAGCAGAGTCTCTGCTGCAAAGGAATTGAAAGGCACCCAGGCCAGCTCCATGAGCATAAAGACTGTGAAAAAGAGCAACAAAATTTTATCAAGATTACGATAGAGACGTAAAAGTCCCAGTCTTTGTGATTTCATTTTCCTCCTTTATGTTGTGAACAATACAAAACTTGCTAAAAAGCGATTCTTATTTAAAACAAGGTTGAGACAGATGTCCCAACCTTATTTTTATTTTCCAAATAAACGTGCCCAAAAGCCCTTGCTTTCCTGTTCCTGCACCTTTTCCTTGGCTTCATCCAACTCCAACAGCAAGGTTTCACGCTCATTCATAGCCTTAGCCGTCAGCTGCTGCTGCTGGTCCAACTGCTTGTCCTTTTCAGCAATCTGGACATCCTTGATGCGCAACTGCTCATCTTTCTTAGCTAGCTGGCTGTCCTTGGCCTTAAGCTGCTCATAGAGACGCACAATCTCAGCATTTTTTTCATCCACCAAGATTTCCATCAGCTCGCGTTGCTTCACATCTTCGCTAACAGGTTCATCTTCAAAAATAGTTTTCTTATAAATCTCTTCCAGCTTAATCAAGCCGCTGCGGGTCACCACCGTGACTCCTTTTTCATTCTTTTCCGTATCTTCTGGCGGCAGTGCCTTGACACGATTGTTAATCGCCTGACGGCTAACTCCAAGAATCTCGGCTAACTCGCTGACTGTCTTTTCAATTGCCATAATTTCCTCAAAAACTTTTTCTAGTTTGTAGATACCTAAATCTTATCATATCAAGCCTTAACTGTCAAATTTCACAATATTTTTTGAGCCTGACTCCTATCTTTTTAGCCCCTTTTTGTGATACAATGAGACAGATTAGTCTAGTAAGAGAAATAAAAAAATATAATGAATTTAGAAACCTAGAGATGTTCAGCTACAGCCTTCCAAGAGGAACTGCAAGATAGCAAATCCTGCTCACCAAGGAAGCACAAGATTTCTGACTAACTGATAGAAACCACTCTCTACGAAAGGAAACCACCAATGAACCATTTCGACACAATCATCATCGGAGGAGGACCGGCTGGCATGATGGCTGCCATTTCCAGTTCTTTCTACGCACAGAAAACCTTGCTTATCGAGAAAAATAAACGACTGGGTAAGAAATTAGCTGGTACAGGTGGCGGTCGCTGCAATGTGACCAATAATGGAGATTTGGATGACCTCCTGGCTGGTATTCCTGGTAACGGACGCTTTCTTTACAGCGTTTTTTCCCAGTTTGACAACCATGATATCATCAACTTCTTTACAGAGAACGGCGTCAAACTCAAGGTCGAAGACCACGACCGTGTTTTCCCTGCGACAGACAAGTCCCGCACCATCATCGAAGCTTTGGAAAAGAAAATTGCAGAGCTGGGTGGCACTGTCATCACCAATACTGAAATTGTCTCCGTCAAAAAATCCGATAGCCTTTTTTCTGTCAGATCCAGCGGCCAGACTTGGACCTGCCAGAAATTGATTGTGACGACTGGCGGCAAGTCCTACCCTTCAACAGGCTCGACAGGTTTTGGACACGATATTGCCCGACACTTCAAGCACACGGTGACTGACCTGGAAGCTGCTGAAAGTCCTCTTCTGACTGACTTTCCTCACAAAGCGCTTCAGGGGATTTCGCTGGACGATGTGACCCTCAGCTATGGCAAGCATGTCATCACCCACGACTTGCTCTTTACCCACTTTGGCCTATCAGGTCCGGCAGCCCTGCGCTTGTCTAGCTTTGTCAAGGGCGGTGAAACCATCTATATGGACCTTTTGCCACAGATGAGTCAGCAGGCTCTGGCGGATTTTTTAGAAGAACATCGGGAAAAATCCCTGAAGAACTGCCTGAAAATTCTCCTGCCCGAGCGAATGGCAGACTTTTTTGCCCACCCCTTTCCCGAGAAAGTCAAACATCTCAGTCTCAGTGAAAAAGAGGCTCTCATCCAGCAAATCAAGGAACTAGCAATCCCTGTCACTGGCAAAATGTCTCTGGCCAAATCCTTTGTAACCAAAGGCGGCGTCAGCCTCAAAGAAATTAATCCCAAAACTCTGGAAAGCAAACTGGTTCCCGGCCTCCACTTCGCTGGAGAGGTCCTAGACATCAATGCCCACACGGGCGGCTTCAACATCACATCTGCCCTCTGCACCGGCTGGGTGGCAGGAAGCTTGCATTATGAGTGATAGGGAAAATATTTTAAAGCAATTGAAAAAAACTGGTCGAAGAACATTGTACTGACCTCAAAAAGTTAGACAGAAAAATCTAACTTTTGGGGTACAGTGCACATTCTCACCAGTTTTTATTCCGCATTTGTCCGAACGTAAACTGCAATCACATCTGCTGTATACTGGGCAGTGCCCGGTCCAAATTGATCGATATTCTTCTTGAATTCTGGATTGTGGACATAGCCCTGACCGATGTGGGCAAAGACTTGCAGCGAGCAGTCAAAACCGTAAGTGCGAATGGCTTGTAAGAGACGCACTGCCTGCTCCTGATTTTCTGCTGCTTCAATCGGCAAGCCTTGCTGCATATTCTCTGCCAGACTTTGAAAAACTTGATTGAAAGCTGCGGCAGATTCTTCTTCCCGTCCATTTTGACGAGCCAATGCTTCTGACATGACTTCTTGACCGTATTCTTCGACAGCTTCTTGATGATATTTGTGATTGTCTTCATAG encodes:
- a CDS encoding DUF536 domain-containing protein, producing the protein MAIEKTVSELAEILGVSRQAINNRVKALPPEDTEKNEKGVTVVTRSGLIKLEEIYKKTIFEDEPVSEDVKQRELMEILVDEKNAEIVRLYEQLKAKDSQLAKKDEQLRIKDVQIAEKDKQLDQQQQLTAKAMNERETLLLELDEAKEKVQEQESKGFWARLFGK
- a CDS encoding NAD(P)/FAD-dependent oxidoreductase, which gives rise to MNHFDTIIIGGGPAGMMAAISSSFYAQKTLLIEKNKRLGKKLAGTGGGRCNVTNNGDLDDLLAGIPGNGRFLYSVFSQFDNHDIINFFTENGVKLKVEDHDRVFPATDKSRTIIEALEKKIAELGGTVITNTEIVSVKKSDSLFSVRSSGQTWTCQKLIVTTGGKSYPSTGSTGFGHDIARHFKHTVTDLEAAESPLLTDFPHKALQGISLDDVTLSYGKHVITHDLLFTHFGLSGPAALRLSSFVKGGETIYMDLLPQMSQQALADFLEEHREKSLKNCLKILLPERMADFFAHPFPEKVKHLSLSEKEALIQQIKELAIPVTGKMSLAKSFVTKGGVSLKEINPKTLESKLVPGLHFAGEVLDINAHTGGFNITSALCTGWVAGSLHYE
- a CDS encoding MerR family transcriptional regulator, with amino-acid sequence MYHIKEAAQLSGVSVKTLHHYDKIGLLVPAKSENGYRTYSQADLERLQVILYYKYLGFSLEKIAELLSQDEQALLPHLVRQLEYLQQERDRLDTLISTLQKTIQDEKGERKMTMKEKFAGFTYEDNHKYHQEAVEEYGQEVMSEALARQNGREEESAAAFNQVFQSLAENMQQGLPIEAAENQEQAVRLLQAIRTYGFDCSLQVFAHIGQGYVHNPEFKKNIDQFGPGTAQYTADVIAVYVRTNAE